Proteins encoded in a region of the Rutidosis leptorrhynchoides isolate AG116_Rl617_1_P2 chromosome 9, CSIRO_AGI_Rlap_v1, whole genome shotgun sequence genome:
- the LOC139868673 gene encoding ethylene-responsive transcription factor ERN1-like — MARKRKQVTYQEQSSEISFTLDGMVSESFLAFGGPRRARKKFIGVRQRPSGRWVAEIKDTIQKVRVWLGTFDTAEEAARAYDEAACLLRGANTRTNFRHSSQPFSTKSACPSKITSLVLRRLEARNNSVPAFTSSRTTHIPAVNYHDDGAQPEEFKENMLNFSDTRYTQFCNDLHGYQPVSNTSDPYCNFSDDNTVASCSSHTSGGSEIEEDDEEEAEEFDFKFTDEIGYGFNFSPFEIAQEILSFDPFQDGNEEPLTISEAMRRMQYERKFSASLYAYHGVTECLERKLGP, encoded by the coding sequence ATGGCTAGGAAGAGAAAGCAAGTTACTTATCAAGAACAGAGTTCTGAAATAAGCTTCACATTGGATGGAATGGTGAGTGAATCATTTCTAGCTTTCGGTGGCCCCCGCAGAGCTAGGAAGAAATTTATAGGGGTCCGTCAGCGGCCATCTGGCAGATGGGTTGCCGAAATAAAAGACACCATACAAAAAGTTAGAGTATGGTTAGGCACTTTTGACACTGCTGAGGAAGCTGCTCGAGCCTATGATGAGGCTGCTTGCTTACTACGTGGGGCTAACACTCGCACGAATTTCCGGCATTCGTCTCAACCGTTTTCAACCAAATCTGCCTGTCCCTCTAAAATTACCAGCCTTGTTCTTCGAAGGCTTGAGGCCAGAAATAATTCTGTACCTGCATTTACTTCATCACGGACTACTCATATCCCTGCTGTCAATTATCATGATGATGGGGCGCAGCCCGAAGAATTCAAAGAGAACATGCTGAATTTCTCAGATACGCGTTATACCCAATTTTGTAATGATCTGCATGGCTACCAACCAGTTAGCAACACGAGCGATCCTTACTGCAACTTTTCTGATGATAATACGGTAGCTTCGTGTTCAAGTCATACAAGTGGTGGAAGTgaaattgaagaagatgatgaagaagaagcagAAGAGTTTGATTTTAAGTTTACTGATGAAATTGGATATGGTTTCAACTTTTCTCCATTTGAAATAGCTCAAGAAATACTATCATTTGATCCGTTTCAAGATGGAAACGAAGAGCCATTGACAATAAGTGAAGCAATGAGAAGAATGCAATATGAGCGAAAGTTCTCCGCTTCTCTTTACGCTTACCATGGTGTAACCGAGTGCTTAGAACGAAAACTTGGACCATGA